The Artemia franciscana chromosome 11, ASM3288406v1, whole genome shotgun sequence DNA segment atatatatatatatatatatatatatatatatatatatatatatatatatatatatatatatatatatatatatatatatatatatatgccagcTGATCCTTTATTTAATTCGAACCAAATAAAACAAGATAAACGGAATAAAAGTTTCGCGATTGAGATACATAGCTCATTTAATTCAAGCCTTCAGTCTATTGGTAGATTTCTCTGCGTCTTCGCTTTTTCCAAGGTTGCCATGGTATCATCCCAATTCAAAAACAGTTGATTCAAATTATtcatctagaaaaaaaaggtaaatagtaCATTCAATTAAGCAAATAGAATtgttaacttaaaaataacgaaaatgacattttaaagataaaaaaaaagtgagaatACCATACCATAAGccagagaattttttttttcgtttatagtAAGAACTCAAAATCAGTTCAACAGTATATCTGCACATAAGGAAAGTTCGTCAGTGTCCTGATTCCTTGATGTTCtagatatttgatttttattagcTTCCGAGTTACCAATTACAATTAGGCAACGTGAAGCATTGTAGCAATCTTTGGTCGGATTAACTGGCAAAGATGTTTCAGGATtaacacttttattttgtttcttcgcCATTCCAAGTCCTTTAATCTTTCAAAATGGCAGTCccaagaaaatgtaaaaagagCGACGAAtaccacactacctttccataacatacaaatacaaagtagaaacaatagggataatcttttcaagacagttgaaatcaattctgtgaatatttctgccctatgtccaagggccgtcttcagcacaatacaagaaagagaaaaaaatatgtatatataaataaacttacattaaaatgtgagaattaaaacaaataggttttttttactttttaaaacagccctagcatccttacttcaacagTTGAATGAGCCCAGGTTGAACTTCGTTCAGAAAcatataaattagaaatagatgAATCTAACCATGAGAGTTTGCTCGGTTAAGCAATTCCTGGATTCCTTAATGATTGCTTCTACTTGCGAAGTAAGGTTGTTCTGACATGCTCTAATTGTGCCAAGCTTCGATGACAAGTTTGGAGCATCTAAAACAAATAAGGGTATTGACAAATGTGTATACAGAAGCAAGTAACGATAAatgaaatagaatcaaaatattaaaatgaataaaaaaggcaTAGACTAAAAGCACAAATCATATCTCTTAATAGGTAAAAATTAATGCAAATTAACATAAAGCTGGAACAAAACATACCTTTCTACttcctttctttgaaaaaaatacacctTGAATATCCTTTTTCTCTAGATCAAAACGAATCTCATAGTGAAGtctaattacttttaaaaaccCCTTTGACACGTTAGAAACACTACATAGTAAATGAGAAGAATTCTGAACTAGCAGCAGtgtcaaaaatatatatcccgGTACTTCCCCTGTGACTTTCTGCATTTTAGTTAATTGAAGGAGCTAACACCAATAAGCATTCACAAGCCAGTTCAGCATGAAACCCGGCCAACAAAATGCATCTAACTTATATCTAACCTACTACTTTTGATAATTTACCCTCTAATCACAATACTAGGTTCGAGTGTTGAAATATCTCAACGCGTACGAGGAAACATTAACGACGAGTGAATGCAGTGAACTTAAATGCTAAATATTcgattttattgaaatattgataATTTCTGCTGTATCTAATGAGCTGACATTCAGCAGAACTTACTGATACTGCCATGCAATCCAtatctttaaatttgaagatgTTAACtttgatacaaatttttttacatCATAATCCATAGGTTTCTATTAACTTGTATGCCTTCTACTAcaatttgtatgtgtattttagcaaaataaagAGTGTGATTTATAAAGCTCGGAATGGATAAAATCTGTATTCTAAAAATAGAACTGagcccttttttttttttttatttcgcttCTGATTACATATGGAGCAACTTCTGTATTACTATTACCTTCAATTGCATTGCTTTCCAAAACGGGCCTTAGCTTATCAAGCTCGTTCAGATCTTCGACCATTTTAATGATATTGGCTTCCTCCGAAAGAATAACTTCGGCCTTTTCTATTTGAGATTGACTTTGCTTCGTATCCAACCAAACTGGATCCAAAAACCGATCAATTTCATCGACTAAAAACACATATGGGCAAAGAATTAGTgtttataaaatgaatataaacaataaattaagccatcataaattgaaaaataaaagcgcctgaaataaaataatttattcctAATTAATCGCCACTAAATAGGGCTTATAGTTTTAATAAGTTTGGGCACTTTAAATTTCTGGCCCAAGCACAGTGACGTAGCTACCATAAGATTGCAAGTATGATATACATACGACAAGTGAACCTCGcaaaaaaatcttcattagTGATAGTCGACTCACGGTTATTCTAACCTCAACAACTCGAAATCCTCGACGtctcaaattattttcaatccaTTTGGAAAAACCTGTCAAAGTCGGAGAAAAGGCTATGcataaatagaaataattttgcGGTTATATTTTACCTCTGTA contains these protein-coding regions:
- the LOC136033050 gene encoding uncharacterized protein LOC136033050, with amino-acid sequence MDIELDAMFRRIERLEALIVDSGPEELNATVLDNLLKFNADMVNATNGRERIQTVFRKVDEIDRFLDPVWLDTKQSQSQIEKAEVILSEEANIIKMVEDLNELDKLRPVLESNAIEDAPNLSSKLGTIRACQNNLTSQVEAIIKESRNCLTEQTLMMNNLNQLFLNWDDTMATLEKAKTQRNLPID